The Halorussus gelatinilyticus genome contains the following window.
AGCGCGGCTCTCGGGACCGCCAGCGTGGGCGTCCGACGCGGTTCTCTCGCTCGCCGACCCGCCGCGCTCGCTCACCGACCCGCCGACACGCTCGTCGTCGTCGCCGCCGGGTGCGGTCGCCATCGCTGCCGACAACGAGAGCAACGGCACCGAGTACGCGCTGGCGACGAACGCCTCGCTCGCGGTGTCGGGCGACGTGGCGACCGGCAACGAGGTCGTCGTCACCGCGACCGTCGAGGGCGTGCCGGTCCGGAACGCCGACGTACGCCTCGGCGGCGAGACGGTCGGGACGACCGACCGGAACGGCCGACTTCGGGTCGAACTCCCCGAGTCGCCGGGCAACGTCACGCTCGCGGTCTCGCGGGGGTCGGTCTCGGGCGAGCGCACGCTCACGCTCCCGCGGCTGGAACTCGCCGCCGACCCCCAGTTTCCGCTCGCGCTCCCCGGCTCCCAACTCGAGGTCAGCGCGACCTACGGCGGTGAACCGCTGACGAACGCCACGGTCACTGTGGCTGGCACGCGGAAATCGACCGGCATCGACGGCACGGCGACGGCCGCGCTCCCCTTCCAGCGGCGGGCCGAAATCGCCGTCACCGCGGAGGGCCAGACGCGACGGACGACCGTCTCGGGACTGCTGGTCAACCTCGGGCTATCGCTCGGCGGCGTCGCGCTCGTCCTCGGCGGACTCGCGTTCGCGGCGTCACGTCGCGGCGTGACGCCGCGAACGCTCCTCGATTGGCTGGTTCGGGCCGTCCGCGCGATTCCGGCCCTCGCGGTCGCGGCGCTGTTCGGCGCGGCCGACCGCCTCGCGTGGGCCGTCGAGACGGTCGGCGACGCTCTCCGGGAGTTGGCGGCGGGCCGGACGACGGTCTCGGAACTGCTCGCCCGCCTGCGGGCGTGGCTCGGAGAGCGCACGCGGACCGTGAGCCTCGGCCCCGTGCGCTCGCTCGGCGGCGGGCCGTCGCCCGACGTGTCCGGTCCCGAGGACGACGCGGAGGCCGACTCCTACCGGACGCTCCGGGAGGCGTGGGCGACGTTCCTCCGGGAGGTCTCGGTCCGGCGGCCCGCGGCCTCGACGCCCGGCGAGTTGGCCGACCACGCGGTCCGCGAGGACGACCTGCCGCCCGCCGCTGTCGTCACGTTGCGCGACGCCTTCCGGGACGTGGAGTACGGCGCCCGCTCGCCGACCGACAGGCTGGCGCGCGTCGAGGAGGCCGTCGAGACCATCGAGCGCGCGGCCCGCGAGGAGCGCGAGCGCGATTCGCCGGACGCCCCCGACGCCCGTCCGGGAGGTGACGACTGATGCGCGCCCGCGTCCTCGGCGGTCTCGGCGCGCTGGCGACCCTGCTGGCGGCTGGGGTGGTCCTCGCGCCCGGTCTCACCGACCCGGTGTCGGCGGCGCTGTCGGTCGTCCGGTCGCAGGACCCCCAGCGACTCCTGCTGGTCCTCGGACTGGTCGTCGGGAGCTACGCAGCGTGGACCGCCCGCGCGAGGTCCCCCGAGCGCGCCCCGACCGAGGGGCCGGCCGCGAGATTCGCAGGAGGCGACCGCCCCGAGAGCGCGAGTGCGGCCGACCGCACCCGGACCGGCGGGACGTTCGACGAGCGGGTCGCGGCGGCCTGCGACGGCGACGAGCGCGCGCTCCGAGCGGTCCGGTCGAACCTCGCGTCCGCCGCGACGAGCGCCCACGCTCGCGCTGCCGACCGCCCGCCCGAGCGGGCGGAGTCGGCGGTCGAGACCGGCGCGTGGACCGACGACCGGACCGCCGCGGCGTTCCTCGCCGGGGAGTCCGGCCCCGACTTCTCGCTGGTCGCGCGCCTGCGGTCGTGGCTGGACCCGGCCGCCGAGCGACGCCGGCGGGTCGAGCGCACGGTCGAAGCGGTCGGGCGCGCGCTGGACGAGGAGACCGGGGCGACCGGTTCGAGCGAACGCGTCGCCGACGACGCGCTCGCGGACTCGGAGCGCGCCAGCGCGGGAGGTGAAGCGTGACCCGCACTCGCGTTCCGCGGTTCCGCGGCGCGCTCGCCGGAACGCTGTTGCTGACGACGCTCGGCCTACTGTACGCCGAGGCGCGACTGTTCGCGGCCGCCGCGATTCCGCTGGCGTACGTCGCCGTCGGCGCGCTGTCGTCGCTGTCGGGCGCGTCGGAACCGGAGATAGAGCGCACGCTCACCCCGAGCAGTCCGCCGCCCGGCGGCGAGGTCGAGGTGACGCTGACGGTCCGGAACTCCGGGGAGTCGGCGCTCACCGACGTGCGCGTCGTGGACGGCGTGCCCGACGAGTTGGCCGTCAGTTCGGGGTCGCCCCGGTGCGCGGTCGCACTCCGGCCGGGCGAGGAGGAGACGGTCTCCTATTCGGTGGTCGCCAAGCGCGGCGAGTACGAGTTCGACGGCCCGGCGGTCCGGGTGCGGACGACCGGCGCGACCGACCGCGTGACGACCGCGGTCGAAGCGTCGGGCGGGACGACGCTCTCGTGTGCGCGCTCGGCCGCGGACCCGCCGTTCGGTCGGGCCTCGCCCCGTAACGTCGGGACCCACACCACCGACTCGGGCGGCGAAGGACTCGAGTTCCACTCGACGCGCGAGTACCGGCCGGGCGACCCCATCAGCCGCATCGACTGGCGGCGCTTCGCCAAATCGGGCGACCTCACGACGGTCCGGTTCCGCGAGGAGCGCGCGGCCAGAACCGTCGTCGTGGTGGACGCCCGACCGGTCGCGCGGACGACGCCGAGCGCGGCCTACCCCAACGGAGCGGCGCTGTCGGTGTACGCCGGCGAGCGACTCTACGACGCGCTGACCGGGGCCGGCGTGGCGACCAGCGTCACCGCGCTCGGTCTCGCCGCCGACGACGTGACGGGCGAACTCCCGGCCGACGACCTGCTCTGGGCCGACGCCGACGGCGCGGGGAGCGCCCGTCTCGTCTTCGACGCGGCGGGCCGCGCGGCCGACCGCGACGGACCCGGTTCCGTGCCGACCGACGGGACCGACCCGGTCGCCGACGCGAATCACGTCGGCGACCGGACGAGGGGCGGAGGCCCGGCGCGGACTTCGGACGCGGGACCGGACCGCGACGCGGACGCCGAGTCGAGTCGGGCCGCGCCGACTCCCGACGGGGGCGAACCGGCGGGCGGGCCGCCCGCCGGTTCGTCGCTCGACTCCGCGACGCGGCGACTCCTCGCGCGCTTGCCGGGCGACGCGCAGGTCGTCCTCGTCTCGCCCGTGCTGGACGACTGGCCGGCGTCGCTCGCCCGGTCGCTGTCCGCGCGGGGCCACGACCTCGCGGTGCTGAGTCCCGACGTGTCGGGCGATTCCGACGACTCGCCCGGCCGAACGGTCGCCGCGACGCGCCGCGAGATGCGACTCCGGGACCTCCGGACCGCCGGGGCGACGACCATCGACTGGAGCGTGGACGACCCGCTCGGTATCGCGCTCGAACGCTCGCTGAGGACACTGCTCTGACCATGCTAGACGAACACGACGCGGCGGACTCGAAGACGAACTGGGCACCGACGACGGCGAGCAGTGCGGTCGTGCTGGTCGGGACGTTGGGCGGCGTCGCGGCGCTGAGCGCGGCGGTCGGCGTGGTGAAAGGGACGATTGCGGCCGCGACGGGCGCGGTCTGCCTCGCGGCGGCGCTCTGGCTACTGACGTGGAACGAGTGGCGCGTGCCCGCGACGCTGGCGGCGAGTCTCCTGCTGGTTCCCGCGGGAGCGGGTATCGCGGCGGGCGTCGGCTACGAGTCGCTGGTCGCGTTCGCGCTGGCGTTCCCGGCGTCGTCGCCGACGCGCGTGGTCGGCGAGAGCCTCCGGATTCTGGGCGTGATGGCCGTTCTCGTCGGGAGTACGGTCGCCGTCTCGGGCGCGGCCGCGTCGGTCCGCGGCGTCGCCACCTCGTGGACCGTCTCGAAACTCCTCGATACCGTGATTCGAGTGACCATCCTGCCGATGGGACTGTCGCTCGCGCTCGGCGGCCACGCGCTCCTGACGAACTTCGACGTCGGACTGGCCGGGATGGTCGGCGACGCCGTGCGGACGGCGACCGACTGGGTGCTCGCGCCGTCGGGCGACGGAACCCACCTGCTGTCGTTCGGCCTGCTCGCGGCGGCCGCGGCGTTCGCCGGCTATCGGATGCTCCGGGACCTGCCGACCGAGGAACTGGCGGGCGAGGCGACCGTCGGCGACGTTCGCGTGGCGGACCTCGCGGCGAGTCTCCAACTCGGTTTCAGCAGACTCGTCGCGATCAGCGCTCTCGTGCTTCCCCTCGCGTTCCTCGCCGAGACGACGGTCCCCGACCGGACCGTCGAGGAGGCGCTCCCCGGTCTCGTCTGGACTCTGCTGGTCGCTCTCACGGGGTCGGCGGCGCTCCGGAGCCTGCTCTGGTGGGTCGTACTCGTCGCGGCCGCGCTGGTCGCCGTCGCGGCGCTGGTCCGGCGCTCGTCGCGCGCTTCGACCGCGGAGCTACTGGTCGGCTACGCGCCGTTCCTCGCCGGAGCGACGGTCGTCGCGGGGGTCCGCGTCCTCCACCGACCGCTCCTCGACGCGCTCGTCGGGTTCGTCGCCGGGCGACTCGACGCGCCGCTCGCCGGGCAGTTCCGGACCCTCTCGGAGGGCGTCGTGACCTTCTACGGCGGCGAGACGGTCGTTCTCGGGCTGACCTCGACGGTCCTCCTGCTCGCGGTCGGTGGCGTCTTCGCGCTCCGAATCGCGTTCGCGCTCGGGTTCGTCACCGACCGAGTGGCCGGGCCGGCGCTCGCGGGCGGCGGACTGTTCGTCGCCGCGGCGTTCGTCGGAACGGTGAGCGCGCCGACGTGGCTGGTGTTCGGGTCGCTGGTCGCCGCGCTGGTGGTGTGGGACGCCGGGGAGTTCGCCACGACGCTCGGCGCGGAGGTCGGCCGCCGCGCGCCGACCCGGCGCGTCGAGTTGCTCCACGGTCTCGGCGCGCTCGCGGTCGGCGTCTGCGGGGCGCTCGCGGCCGGTGCGCTCGCGTCGGGTCTGCCTGCCGGCTGGGGCGCGACCGGCGAACTCTCGGTCGCGCTCTTGGCGGCCGTCGCCGGCGTGGTCCTGCTGGTGACGGCGATGCGGTGACTCTATCGTTCTAAAAGAAATCTCCGTATTGCTCG
Protein-coding sequences here:
- a CDS encoding DUF7269 family protein; the encoded protein is MRARVLGGLGALATLLAAGVVLAPGLTDPVSAALSVVRSQDPQRLLLVLGLVVGSYAAWTARARSPERAPTEGPAARFAGGDRPESASAADRTRTGGTFDERVAAACDGDERALRAVRSNLASAATSAHARAADRPPERAESAVETGAWTDDRTAAAFLAGESGPDFSLVARLRSWLDPAAERRRRVERTVEAVGRALDEETGATGSSERVADDALADSERASAGGEA
- a CDS encoding DUF58 domain-containing protein; this translates as MTRTRVPRFRGALAGTLLLTTLGLLYAEARLFAAAAIPLAYVAVGALSSLSGASEPEIERTLTPSSPPPGGEVEVTLTVRNSGESALTDVRVVDGVPDELAVSSGSPRCAVALRPGEEETVSYSVVAKRGEYEFDGPAVRVRTTGATDRVTTAVEASGGTTLSCARSAADPPFGRASPRNVGTHTTDSGGEGLEFHSTREYRPGDPISRIDWRRFAKSGDLTTVRFREERAARTVVVVDARPVARTTPSAAYPNGAALSVYAGERLYDALTGAGVATSVTALGLAADDVTGELPADDLLWADADGAGSARLVFDAAGRAADRDGPGSVPTDGTDPVADANHVGDRTRGGGPARTSDAGPDRDADAESSRAAPTPDGGEPAGGPPAGSSLDSATRRLLARLPGDAQVVLVSPVLDDWPASLARSLSARGHDLAVLSPDVSGDSDDSPGRTVAATRREMRLRDLRTAGATTIDWSVDDPLGIALERSLRTLL
- a CDS encoding DUF7519 family protein; translation: MLDEHDAADSKTNWAPTTASSAVVLVGTLGGVAALSAAVGVVKGTIAAATGAVCLAAALWLLTWNEWRVPATLAASLLLVPAGAGIAAGVGYESLVAFALAFPASSPTRVVGESLRILGVMAVLVGSTVAVSGAAASVRGVATSWTVSKLLDTVIRVTILPMGLSLALGGHALLTNFDVGLAGMVGDAVRTATDWVLAPSGDGTHLLSFGLLAAAAAFAGYRMLRDLPTEELAGEATVGDVRVADLAASLQLGFSRLVAISALVLPLAFLAETTVPDRTVEEALPGLVWTLLVALTGSAALRSLLWWVVLVAAALVAVAALVRRSSRASTAELLVGYAPFLAGATVVAGVRVLHRPLLDALVGFVAGRLDAPLAGQFRTLSEGVVTFYGGETVVLGLTSTVLLLAVGGVFALRIAFALGFVTDRVAGPALAGGGLFVAAAFVGTVSAPTWLVFGSLVAALVVWDAGEFATTLGAEVGRRAPTRRVELLHGLGALAVGVCGALAAGALASGLPAGWGATGELSVALLAAVAGVVLLVTAMR